The Desulfovibrio sp. G11 region GAAAGACGGCAAATGTGGAAAAATCGCTGAAAAATGCACATCTTGTGGTGCCTGTGCGGCAGTTTGCCCCAACAAGGCCAGAGAAATCAGCGGCAAGACAATGACGGTTGATGAGGTGATGGAGATTGTCCACAGGGATTCAGCTTTTTATGCGAATTCCGGCGGCGGAGTCACCTTTGGCGGTGGTGAGCCAACCATGGGCGGAGATTTTTTCATTGATCTGTTGCAAACAGCCCACGATGACGCACTACATACAGCTGTGGATACCTGCGGATTCTGCCCTGAAGACCGCTTTGAAAAAACCCTGAAGCTTGCCGACCTGCTGCTGTTTGACTGCAAACACATGGACCCGGTGCAACACAAAGAACTTACAGGGCAGGACAACGCTCTTATTCTGAAAAATCTGCAAGCTGCACTTCTCTCGGGCATTGAGGTGCGCATCCGTATGCCACTTATGCCAGGGTTAAATGACAGCGATGAGAATTTTGCAGCCATGTCCTGCTTTTTGGGCAAATTCGGGCAACAGCATATAGAAGTCATGCCTTGCCACATGTTTGGCACCAGCAAATACAGGGCCTTAAACAAGCCATTGCCGCCTGTGAGCCAATATACAGCGGATTCGCTCGAAAAAACGCTGATCAGGATGAAGAGGCATGGTTTGAAGTATACTATCATATAGGAGGTAGAATGTTCTCAGTGGCGATTGATGAAGCAATGCTGCAAAAACTCAGCAACATGCTTCAGGACGAAGACGAAGGAACCTGCGTCAGGCTCAGGGAATATAAAGTCGGCGGAGGCTGACACTCAAAAATCGTACTCGGTCTGGGTATGGACGAGCCAGATGAAGATGAAGACGAACAGATTTCTGTAGGCAATGTGCCGTTTACGGCAGAAAAAGATTTTCTGCTCAAATACGGCAGGGCCTTCACACTTTCTTATGTTGAAGGTCAAGGGGTAGTCGTGGCTCCGGCATAACAATGCTCTGGGGCATCCTCCCGTGCCGATGCGTAAATCTCTCGTATAAGAAATAAAATCCGACACTGCGGAGGTTTCTCATGTTTACAGTTACAATCGATGATGCAATGCTGCAAAAACTGCGCACAATGCTGGAAGAAGAAGACGAAGGAACTTGCGTACGGCTTCGTGAATACAAGGTCGGCGGCGGATGCCATTCCAAAATCACTCTTGGTCTTGGAATGGATGCAGCAGACGCTGAAGAAGACGAGCAGACCAAAATTCACGGCGTTCCTTTCGTGGCAGAAAAAGACTTTCTGCTGAAGCACGGAAACGCATTTTCCCTTTCTTTCAGCGAAGATAAGGGCGTAGTTGTTACGGCAACAGCGGAATAGTATTCCCGCCAATACGTCGTTTACGCCAAAAGCCCCGCTCCATTTCTGGAGCGGGGCTTTTAGCGTACATTCGTCCGCACGTCGACTGCATATTCCTGGAAATCTGCAACTTCCTGTAAGCACAGTCAATTCAGAACAGATTGACTGCCATTACAGGATGGCTTGGGTGACGATACAATCAAAAAAACCATCCCTGCCAAAATACAAAGTAACCCCAGCAGAGTTTGTTGGGTGCAGGGCTCGTTAAGCACCATAAAACCAAGCACAGCCGCCCCGATAGGTTCGGCCAGTCCCAACGTGGAAGTCACAGCCGCTGATGTGGTTTTCATGCCGTACAGCACCAGGGTAAATGAGAGGCTGGTAGTCAAGGTGGCAAGATCTGCGGCGACCAGAGCCCCGCGCGGAGTCAGGAGCCATCCAAGCGGCTGCGCACAGAGCAGCGGCGCAAGGCTCAGCCCCCCAAGTAGAAAGATGACCGTCATGATCTGCGATGGATCATGGTGTTGCAGCACCGGCTTGATGGCCACAAGAAACACAGCATAGCTGCAAGCCCCAAGCACGGCCAACGCCAGACCCAGCATACTGAACTGCACATCGCTGCCTGTGCCCAGCGTCAGCACCGCAAGGCCGCACAAGGCCAGGATCGTGCCAGCATACCAGTTTTTGGCAGGTTTCTCTTTCAAAACAAACCACCCAAGAATTCCCACAACTATGGGGCAACCGCCAATAGCAACCATTGTGCATACGGCCACCCCAATCTGCTTGCATGCTTCAAAAAAAAGAGCTGATAACCAGCCAGTCCTGCGGCAGAAATAACGACATGCAATTGGGGCCGCCAGCAGGCCGGGGAATATTGCGTGAAATCAGTCCCCACAGCAAAAGCACCAGCCCCCCACCCAGAAGACGTATGGCGCCGACTGCGATGGGCGTAACGCCATCCGGCGCAAGGGCCTGTGCCGTGCCAGATGTACTTGCGCAAAAAGCGCCGCACAAAATGGCTAATGGAGCTTTAAGAGAATATAAAGACATAACATTGTCTCCATATTTAAAGTAACGTACCCCTTGTCTGATTCGGCAAGGGGTACGTTTTGCTTTTTTTGAAAGGGCTTATCCGACAGGTTTACCCCTGTTGAAGGCGTAATGCCTAAGAGGTGAAGTACACAGCAATATCTTTACTGCCCAGAATATTTTCCCTGACTTCAACTTCCGGAAGGGAAACCCAGTTTTTCTTGCTGGTACTGTAGAAAATAAATCCGAGCACTATCCAGATGCCAAGGCAGGCAAAGGGTGCACCACCGATAAGGGCCGGAGAGCCGGGGATAAGCAGGAGCACAATGCACAGTATGGCGGTGATGGTTCCGATAGCGCAGCAAAACAGCTTGAAGGCCTTGTTGGGAACATTAACACCACCATTGATGACGCGGCGGGCGGCCAGGCAGGTAAAGAGATAGCCGATGCCCGTACCGACGGAGCTCATATCAACAGTCCAGGCGATGGCCGAACGACCAGCGAATGGTGTCAGAAGTGTGATGATGACGATAAAGAGCACTGCATTGTAAGGCGTGTGGTACTTGGGATGGATTTTGCCAAACCATTCGGGAAGGATCCGGCTGCGGGACATGCTGAGCAGCAAACGGCTGGCCGCGATAAAGAACCCGTTGATGCCTGTAAGGACGGCACCAAACACGGCGCATGCAAGAACAACGCTGCCGAATCGGCCAAAGGCCATGGTTGCCACTTCGCCAGCGCCCCAGGCCGCGCCGCCGGTTGCGCGCTGCGCATCCAGTTTTGCCAGCATTTCCGGATAGGATATCGCCATACCCACTGCAAGCATCACCATGGCGTACAGAATAACACCCACAATGATTGCAATAATCATGATGTTTCTTGCACGGGCGGGGTCAAAGGAGAACTCCTCCGCCGCCTGAGGAACAGTGTCAAAGCCGACGAAAAGGAAGGGGGAAATGGCAAAAATCAGGAGTACGCAAGACAAAGGCGTACCATTCTCTGAAAAACCGGGAGTAAGATTGCTCAACTGACTCGAATCCAGAGCAACCACGCCAGCAAACAGCGCGACAATGCCAATTGTCAGCATAAAACCCAAAACAAGCTGAATTTTGCCTGCGATGCCAATGCCCCGGTAGTTGATCCAGCCAAAAATCAGGGTTCCGACCGTCATGAGCAGCACTTCCCCTGTGTATACCTGCCATCCGGCTATAGCATACAACGGGCCAAATTCAAAAACACCTGGGAACAAAAACCGAAAGATCACCGACAGCGCTGCGATATCAATGGCCACAATGGCAATGTATCCGATTACAAGCGCCCATCCGCAGATAAACGCTGCTGTGGGGCCAAAACCTATGTATGCGTAAGCAAATGCACCGCCTGCCACGGGTGCGTACTTGATCATATAGCTGAGGCAAACTGCAACAAAACAAATAAGAAACGCACCTATCATAAAGCCATAAAGCGTTCCTAGCGGCCCAGCCTTGGGCAGAAACATATCCCCCGGCAACACAAAACAACCCCAGCCGACAATGGAGCCCAGCGCCAATGCGCAAACTTGCATGGGCGATAGTGTTTTTTCGAGCTTAACCTGTTCCGACATAATAGTACTCCCAGCACTAAAGAGTGGGCCAGAGAATCTGCTTCGACAATTACATTGTGCACCCCGGGGGATGTCGAAACAGAATTCACTGGCTGTTGCACCTGTCCACTGGTTATTCCCTCATGTAGCTGCCGGCTGGGAATAACTGTCTTTGGGACTGTTGAGCAAAGGCTGTGCCAAATAGTGAAAAAAATCTCCAGACCACTCTGACTACCGCAATATACAGGGATATCGAACTATTAGTATGAAAAATCATTAGCCTTGATAAACTATTTTTTTTTATTTCGATGAATTTTTTCCTTTTTGCGAAAATTTTTTTCTCATTTTGAAATGCTGCAATTTATTTCTGACTTTCAGCAGGTTACAAACGCCACTAATCGCGATGGCACCGTATTTGCTCAAGACCGCATGTGAATTTGGTTACTAAGCCCTGAAACCAAGTGACATTACAACTTTTTTTCAGACATGGAGCAAAAATGACTGACACCCATTGCAGATTTATAATCAATGAAATCATTAAGATAGAACTTAAAATGTTCCAGGCGGTCAATAATGAAGGGGGAAAGGCGGACTGCCAAAATCAACCTGAAACCTTCTGTGCCATGCGCCAGATCGTCTATGAAGTTCTTTCGCCACACTTCCTCGAAACATGGCTGAAAGATTTGAGGGTGGCTGAAGGGGCTGACCGAAACATAATGACGGAAAAATACGCATTGATGTGCAGACGCATTGAAATGCCTGCAATCTCCCAAACCATAAAAGACATTGTTTCTTGTGAGCTGTCCTGGCTACAGGCCGCGGCCAAAGAACATCCCGATTATTTTGACGGCGCCGATGCAGATTTTTGTCGGTATCTCCTGTGCGAATTGTTGATGTATTCAACAACTACCTTGAATGCATATACGCAATGCATTGCCGATGCTCATACCGCAGGGCGGAATCTTGTTATGGAAAGGCTGGAAAATGTTAAAAGGCTGTTGTGCTCCAGCGCTCACACGCACTATCAATACACTGACGCAGATTGACTTAGATCGTTCCAAACAAGAGGAATAAAAGGTTATGGATTTAGAAGTAATTGTGGTCGTCTGCGCATGGTTCCTGGGAGGATTTATTTCTGGAGTCAGCGGAATAGGCGGAGCCATGTTTGCAGTTCCAATAGCGGCTATGTTCATTCCTATTCAGCAGGTTATTATTCTGAGCTGTATTCTCAATCTTGCCATGGACGGGACGCTGACTGCCCTGCATTTTCGTTTTTGCCGTGTCCGTGCGCTGGGACCGCTCCTGGCTGGGACAATACCAGGGTCCGTGGCGGGCTTGTTCATCTTGCAGATGGTTCCAGGAAAAATCTTGCAGGGAATCATTGGGGTTCTGCTGCTGGTATTTCTGATCTGGCAACAATTTTTTCGTATTCGGCAAAAAGGAAAAGAATCCTGGCTGCTAGGCGGGCTTGCAGGCTGTGCAGCCGGCGTATTTGGAACAGCAATCTCTTTTGATGGGCCGCCTGTTGGCGCTTATGGCTTATATGCAGGCTGGCAGCCGAGGGTGTTTCTGGGAACGTTGGGCGTATTTTTCATACTTAGGGGAACATTTACCTGCGCATTACAGGCGTATTCCGGCCTTTATTCACCAGAAGTAATTCAATATGCGCTATACGGCTTTCCCGCCACCATGATGGGAACATTCTGCGCATTTCCTGTTGCCAAATGGGTTAACCCTGACGCATTTCGCAACATACTCAAGGTTATCATCGCTGCGGCCGCAGTTGCTTGCGTTTACCGTGCATTACTTTAACAGGACAAAACTTTACGGGCAGCCTTAAAAGAGCACCCAGTAAAGCCAAATATTCCTGCGACTACACCACAAGACACATGGCAGTTGTTCCATTCAGAATTTTAGGAGTGGTTATGCTAAAATTTCAAAACACGGCCCTTGCGTTATGCATAGCTCTTTTGCTTCCCGATGCCGCCATGGCGGAAGTGGGACATCCGAGCCTTCCCGGTAGCGATCTTTCTTTTCTCTGGGCCATTCCTTTTATATGCATGTTGCTATCCATTGCAGTCATGCCATTGTTTCTGTCTCATATTTGGGAAAATCATTTCGGCAAAATCGCCGTCTTTTGGGGGATGGCATTTCTGGTTCCGTGCATGATTTTTTATGGGTATCATGTTGCCACATATGAATTTTTACACATCATCCTTCTTGATTATATTCCCTTTCTGGTACTTTTGTTTTCACTGTTTACTATAACCGGTGGCATACGCCTGAAAGGCAAACTGGCAGGCACACCAGGGGTGAACACCTGCATCTTGGCCGTCGGCACATTGCTGGCTAGCTGGCTGGGTACCACAGGAGCTGCAATATTGTTTATCCGCCCGTTGTTGCGGGCCAATGCACACCGCAGATTCAGGGCGCACTCTGTCATCTTCTTTATTTTTCTTGTTGCTAATATCGGTGGCTCACTCACTCCATTAGGCGATCCTCCGCTGTTTCTGGGTTTTTTGAAAGGGGTAGGCTTTTTTTGGCCGATCACCAATCTTTGGGTAAAAACAAGTCTTCTTGCCCTGATTCTTCTGAGCATTTTCTTTGTGCTTGATACAGTTCTGTTCAACAAAGAAGGACGGCCATGTTCCCCGACACAGCCCCTCGCCATGGTTGAAAAGTTTGGTGTTGAGGGCAAGATAAACCTGCTGCTTCTGTTAGGGATTGTGCTCGCAGTATTTCTCTCTGGCCTTTATCCAATGGGGGAACTGATTTCAGTCAACGGGATTGCAATGGAAGGGCAGAATCTGCTGCGCGATGGTCTGCTGCTGTGCATTGCAGGCCTTTCGCTTAAGCTAACCAGCAGGCGTACCAGGGAGGGCAACGGATTTTCGTGGGGACCTATTGAAGAAGTTGCAAAGTTATTTTTTGGCATTTTTATTAGTATGATACCCGTTATTGCTATCCTGCGAGCCGGGCCTGATGGGGCTTTTGCTCCACTTGTTCGCCTTGTCTCGCACGACGGACAACCAATCAACAGCATGTACTTTTGGCTGACTGGCATCCTCTCAAGCTTTTTGGACAACGCACCTACCTATCTTGTTTTTTTCAACACTGCTGGCGGCGACGCGCAATACCTCATGCAGGAAACGCCAACAACTCTTGCAGCCATTTCAGCCGGTGCAGTTTTTATGGGTGCCAACAGCTATATTGGCAATGCACCGAACTTTATGGTGCGCTCCATTGCTGAAAGTAGCGGAGTGCGCATGCCAGGGTTCTTTGGATATATGGCGTGGTCAGCAGGAATATTGTTGCCGTTGTTCGGCATACTGACATGGTTATTTTTTGCATAAACGAAATCGAGTGATATTGGGTTGCAAAAGACAATAACAATTGCGTTCCAACCATGTACCGAAAGATTCGAGTTGCTGTCATGGTCAACTACTGCTAGTGGGCATCGGTCAGCTTTTATGCATCTACATGTTTGATTTGCCCGCATAGGCGCGGCTCATGAATACTCCCTGCTATTTTTCATGTCGGTATCAGCAGTCTGAAGTTTCTGATCCGGGGCACATATCTGTTAACAAGTTGGCGACTTCGTCAATGACGGAGATATGTTGTTTAGCCATCATATTAACTTCGCGTGAAGACTGATTGATTTCCTTGCAGGTGGCGGGCTGCTTTACTGGCGGCGGCAACTTCTGAAAGCATCATCTGTTGTGCTAGACTGGGGTGGAGGCCGTTGTAAGCTTTATTGCACTTTTTATAGCAGGATGGGCTGGACATGACATATGATACCTGCACCGTTTCTCCATCATAAGCCAACCAACTGTCTTATATTATCAGCGCCAATATCGGGTGAGACCGCTCCAGAAGATGAAATTGCTAACCAGCTTTTGATCACATCAGGCTGAGGCAATCAACAGGCTCATGAAGGAGAATCTCACCTAAGTGGGGTCAAAGCATGGGGTCAAAGTGCGGGGGCATAGACAAAATCTCTGAAAAATTTTATCAACAATATCAGGCTGTTTTTGGACTCGATGGTGTCGCGGTGCCTATTCTCCCCTTCGGCACCATCAAAAATGTAAGGGTTATGGCTAACAGGCTGTAACCCTTTTTCTTTTTTATCTTCTTAAGGGTTCAGCCGTGGTGAAAAGTCCCTGATGGGTCCAAAGGGGTCCAAACAGGGGTCCAACCTGCCCACGGGCACGGGGTTAGTCATGACCCAAACCCTTACCTTCGTCCAAGCCTGCGGGAAGACTGCGAACTCCCACTCCCATGCGCCTTCCTATCTTTACCGGAAGCGGAATATCTACTATTTTCGGTATGTGCTTCCCAAGCACATGCGGAAATCACTCGGCGGCACGGAAATACGGCTCAGTCTGCGCACCGCCTATGTTCGTGAAGCAAAAACCTTGGCGGATAGACTCCATGATGCGTTGCGCACCGATTTGCAAGGACAACAGATGCTGACTCTTCAAGAAATCAAAAAGCGTCTGGCGGCGCTTGTGACTAACTTGGCCGAATTCCAGGCGGGCCAATTTGAAACAATGGCGCACGACTCGTTCTATGCGAATGCGGACGATGCTTTATCCGCTCAAGGGTTGCGGTACAAGCAGAAAGCTTTGTATCAGGACAGAAGGCGTCAGGAAGCCATGTACGAGAATTGGCTAGCCGAAAAACTGAATGGGCCTATTCTGTCCTCCATCACTACTGAAAAATACAATGAGCTTTTGGACAGACCATTCAAAGCGGAATATTTTTTTGCTTTATACGCAGAAAGACATGCCGTTTACTTGGTGAGAAAAGGATTCTTCTCTCAAGAAGAAATTGAGGAGAACAAGGCGGTTATCGGTAAAGCCTTGATGCAAGCGTGTCTTATGTTCAACGACTATGTTGTCGCGGACGAAGACGGCAACAGCATTGAAGCGCAGAAGATTCTTGCTGAGTATCTGGCGGCAGCTAATCTGCCTCTTGCTCCTGCGGTGACTCAGCCACCGCCTCCAGCACCTAAAAAACTTTTCTATTCCGAAGCCGTGGAAAAATATATCGCTGCAAAACTCCAGGAAAACGCCTGGAAGCCGCACAACGTGCCGGACATACGGACCAGGCTGCTCAATTTTGTCGAAATCAAAGGCGACATGCCCATTGAAGACATTTCCCGCCAGGATATGCGTTCCTTCAGGGAGATTTTGCAAAAGCTCCCGCCGCACCGCAACAAAAGTAAAAAATACGCCGGAAAAAGCATCGCGGAAGTGCTGGCAATGAACCCCGAACAGACGCTGAACGTCGCGACAATCAACACCGCTCTTGAAGCCGTGGGTAGCCTGCTGGAGTGGTATGTGCGGGAAGATATTCTTGACAGGAACCCGGCCAAAGGCTTGCAGATCAAGGATACCCGGCAGGCCATCGACCTGCGGGAATCTTTTTCGCGGGACGATCTGGATCGTATATTTGCACACCCCAAGTTCGTCAACCGCTCCTTTGCACATCCGGCCTATTTCTGGATACCGCTCATCGGACTTTTCACCGGTATGCGCCTTGAGGAAATCGCACAGCTATTCTGCAAGGATGTTTATCAAGAGGCGGATTCAACTTGCAAGTGCAACACCCTCAAGGTTGAATGAAAAGGCAAGGTGGTATAGCCCTTTAGCCTCTCCATCCAACCAAAGATTGAGGGGCGTATGGGCTATGCACACCTTGCCAGGGAAGAACGGTACTACATCTGCCAGGCAGTGAAAAGTGGAACGTCACTGAGGGCCATAGCCAAAGCGATAGGCCGTAGCGTCTCAACTGTAAGCCGCGAACTTGCGCGAAATACCGGGGCGCGTGGCTACCGCTACAGGCAGGCACACAAGCGCAGTCAGAAAAGGCAGACCATTAAAGGGAAGAAGCGCATTGGCCTTGAGGTATGGACGTATGTTGAACAGTGTCTGCACCAGGACTTCAGTCCGGAGCAAATCTCTGGAGTTCTCAAACGCAAAGGTTTTGCCCTCAGTCATGAATGGATTTACCAGTACATTCTGGCGGACAAAAAACGAGGAGGAACGCTGCACAGCCATTTGCGCTGCCAGCGCAAACGCAAACGACGATATGGCAAACCCGACAGACGAGGTCAAATCAAGGGGCGTATCAGCATAGACATACGCCCGTCCATTGTTGCCGAGCGCTCACGCCTTGGTGATTGGGAGGCTGATACCGTTGAAGGCAGTAAAGGAGGCCCCGTTTTGGTGACACTTGCAGAGCGTAAAAGTCGTCTTTTCCTGTTTGGCAAGGCTCCCAACAAAAGCGCCAGCGAAGTAAGGCGGGTCATTGAAGGACTCTTGACACCCATTAAGGACTTTGTTCAGACTATTACCTATGATAACGGCAAGGAGTTCAGCTACCATGCCGATGTGTCAGCTACACTCGAGGCTCAGGGATTTTTTGCGCACCCCTACCATTCGTGGGAGCGTGGCTTGAACGAGAACTCCAATGGCCTTCTACGCCAATACTTCCCCAAGGGGGTAAGCTTGGCATCGGTCACGCAAGATGAGATCATAGCGGCAATGTGCCGCTTGAACTGGCGGCCTAGAAAATGCCTTGGGTTTAAGACACCCTATGAAGTTTTTTTAGAAGACGCCAATACCCAAGGACTGGGTGTTGCACTTTGAACTTGAAACCGCGTGAATTTATAAGCCTATCTGTCAGACTATTGATCGTGCAAACTTGAGCATGGACAAATTTATCCTTAATTTTCTGGCTATTAGATTTTTTTTGAGAGGGATGGCCCGATGCTGCTACCTGTTTTTTGTCAAAGCGATCTCGGAGCTTGTTGTACAACTCCTGTTGTACAGGTTCATCTTTTTTCCGTGCTATTTTAAGTAAAAGCTCACGGGTCATATAGGGTTTTGTTCTGGCATCGTTGCGGATATTTTCAGGAAGTGCTGCAACCTTTAAAATCTCGCTTATGGTACTTTTTTTCTTTCCGATTAACTCTGCAATTCCATCATTTGAGAAACTTTTCTGTTCTTTCAAGGTCGCTATTGATTCAGAAAATTCTATTGCCGTCAAATCTGAGCGTAGAATATTCTCCATTAAAGCTAGAGTAAGCAGATCGCCTTCAACATACTTTGCCTCAATCATTTCCTTTCCCAAGAGTTTATGCGCTCGCACACGCCTTTCTCCAGAGATAATAAATAACTTGCCTTTATTTTTAGTAAATACAATATTTTGCAAAAGGCCATTTACCTTAATATCTGCTGCAAGAGCCTTAATTTCATCTTCATCAAAATATTTTCGCGGCTGTTCAGGGTTAGGGCTCAGTTCATCTACGTTTACGGAATAGACCTTACCAATATCATATCGCGTAGCCTGATTTTTTTCCATGCTGTCCCCTTCATAACCAGATTGACATACGGCGGAGCAGTTCGGTTGCCCGAACTGCTCCGCCAACATCTGAAACCTGATCTTAAATGCGAACAACAGTCAACTTTGTTTGTCAAATTTCAGACAAAGGCTTATGGAACAACTTTGGCATAGTATACAGGAGACCTACCAAGTCTAGGTTTATTATCTCCGATCAAAGTAGGCGGATTTTCTTACGCAAATAGTCCATTACTGACGCCTTGCTGTAGCCGACCTTGGAACCAGCCCTGACGCGCTCCCTTGGGCCTTTTTGCAGGGCATCTTCATTGCTGAGCGTCTTTGCGGAAATGAGGCCACCAGTGAACCTTGCCAGCTCTGCCCTGGACACCACAGGAGGCAATACCTTCTCAATGGCCTTAAAAAACTCCTCTGTACCGATGCCGGTATTTATCAGCCTGTCGCTATATTCAAAGTCGTTATGCCAATGCTTTTGATACATGTGGGACTCCTGTTTGCAGTATGGGCGAACAAAGGATGGGATGGGAAAGCATATGATTGCAAAAAGGGGCTGTCACTGACAGCCCCTTTTTGCTCTGAAAGCCATCAAGAGCTTTAGAATGGCACATCGCTACTGCGGTCAGACTTACCCATCAGCGTCTTGATAATCTTGTCGGCATCAGCGCCACTGCACTGCTCCAAGGGCTTTCCTGTCAGATCACGGGAAATAGTATCGGCGGCTTTACCTTTTGCCAGGACACGAATGTAGTTGACCTGCTTTTCGCTGATTGGCTTCAAGGAAGACGCATTGCCTCTGGAGGGCGCACTCTGGTGCGTGCTGTTGGTCTGTGCCGCATCGCCGCACATAGCCTTGAGGGAGGTCAGAGCCGCATCCATCGAGGCATAGGCCGCCTCTGACAGCAGGCAATGCGCATCCTCACTATGAGCCGTTTTGGGTGTCGCAAAGCCCGGCATGGAAGTCTTGGTCCCTTCCAATTCAACTTCAGTCTGAGCGATGGCGACATTGCCGTTTGCAACATCCGGTGCCTGCTGTATGGTGGTTTTGACCAGTGAAGGCTTCATGGCGGCCAAGCGGTCACGCAAACCTGAAAGATCACGGCAGTCAGGGCGCCGTTCTGAAAGATCGTTATCCATGTTCTACTCCTTATGTGTTTGGTATTCTGCTGCAGCCAAAATTTCGCAATCCATCATAACCAA contains the following coding sequences:
- a CDS encoding IS30 family transposase is translated as MGYAHLAREERYYICQAVKSGTSLRAIAKAIGRSVSTVSRELARNTGARGYRYRQAHKRSQKRQTIKGKKRIGLEVWTYVEQCLHQDFSPEQISGVLKRKGFALSHEWIYQYILADKKRGGTLHSHLRCQRKRKRRYGKPDRRGQIKGRISIDIRPSIVAERSRLGDWEADTVEGSKGGPVLVTLAERKSRLFLFGKAPNKSASEVRRVIEGLLTPIKDFVQTITYDNGKEFSYHADVSATLEAQGFFAHPYHSWERGLNENSNGLLRQYFPKGVSLASVTQDEIIAAMCRLNWRPRKCLGFKTPYEVFLEDANTQGLGVAL
- a CDS encoding ParB/RepB/Spo0J family partition protein, with protein sequence MEKNQATRYDIGKVYSVNVDELSPNPEQPRKYFDEDEIKALAADIKVNGLLQNIVFTKNKGKLFIISGERRVRAHKLLGKEMIEAKYVEGDLLTLALMENILRSDLTAIEFSESIATLKEQKSFSNDGIAELIGKKKSTISEILKVAALPENIRNDARTKPYMTRELLLKIARKKDEPVQQELYNKLRDRFDKKQVAASGHPSQKKSNSQKIKDKFVHAQVCTINSLTDRLINSRGFKFKVQHPVLGYWRLLKKLHRVS